From the genome of Papaver somniferum cultivar HN1 chromosome 2, ASM357369v1, whole genome shotgun sequence, one region includes:
- the LOC113348010 gene encoding abscisic acid receptor PYL9-like, with protein sequence MGSNDQTPPYGLTNQEFQELESHINKFHKSGDAGHTCTSLTTQHIEAPVSAVWPVIRSFENPQRYKHFIKSCKLTRGDGRSVGSIREVTVISGLPASTSTERLEILDDQKHILSFSVVGGEHRLNNYRSVTSVKEFVTNQGKPYTVVLESYVVDIPEGNTGEDTKMFADTVVKLNLQKLAAVAMTTSSS encoded by the coding sequence atgGGCTCGAATGATCAAACACCACCTTATGGTCTTACTAATCAAGAATTCCAAGAGCTCGAATCACATATAAACAAGTTTCATAAATCCGGCGATGCCGGGCACACGTGCACATCGTTGACAACACAACATATCGAAGCTCCTGTTAGTGCTGTATGGCCTGTAATTAGGAGTTTTGAAAATCCTCAAAGATACAAACACTTTATTAAGAGTTGCAAACTCACTAGAGGTGATGGAAGAAGCGTAGGAAGCATACGCGAAGTTACTGTTATATCGGGTCTTCCAGCATCAACCAGCACCGAAAGGTTAGAGATATTAGACGATCAAAAACATATCTTGAGTTTTAGCGTTGTTGGTGGTGAACATAGGTTGAACAACTACCGATCAGTTACGTCGGTGAAAGAGTTCGTGACAAATCAAGGTAAGCCATATACTGTTGTTTTGGAGTCTTATGTTGTTGACATCCCGGAAGGTAACACCGGAGAAGATACAAAAATGTTTGCTGATACTGTTGTGAAGTTGAACCTGCAAAAGCTTGCGGCTGTGGCAATGACTACTTCTTCCAGTTAG